A section of the Pan paniscus chromosome 7, NHGRI_mPanPan1-v2.0_pri, whole genome shotgun sequence genome encodes:
- the COPS5 gene encoding COP9 signalosome complex subunit 5 isoform X2 yields the protein MVMHARSGGNLEVMGLMLGKVDGETMIIMDSFALPVEGTETRVNAQAAAYEYMAAYIENAKQVGRLENAIGWYHSHPGYGCWLSGIDVSTQMLNQQFQEPFVAVVIDPTRTISAGKVNLGAFRTYPKGYKPPDEGPSEYQTIPLNKIEDFGVHCKQYYALEVSYFKSSLDRKLLELLWNKYWVNTLSSSSLLTNADYTTGQVFDLSEKLEQSEAQLGRGSFMLGLETHDRKSEDKLAKATRDSCKTTIEAIHGLMSQVIKDKLFNQINIS from the exons ATGGTGATGCATGCCAGATCGGGAGGCAACTTGGAAGTGATGGGTCTGATGCTAGGAAAGGTGGATGGTGAAACCATGATCATTATGGACAGTTTTGCTTTGCCTGTGGAGGGCACTGAAACCCGAGTAAATGCTCAGGCTGCTGCATATGAATACATGGCTGCATACATAGAAAATGCGAAACAG GTTGGCCGCCTTGAAAATGCAATCGGGTGGTATCATAGCCACCCTGGCTATGGCTGCTGGCTTTCTGGGATTGATGTTAGTACTCAGATGCTCAATCAGCAGTTCCAGGAACCATTTGTAGCAGTGGTG ATTGATCCAACAAGAACAATATCCGCAGGGAAAGTGAATCTTGGCGCCTTTAGGACATACCcaaag GGCTACAAACCTCCTGATGAAGGACCTTCTGAGTACCAGACTATTCCACTTAATAAAATAGAAGATTTTGGTGTACACTGCAAACa ATATTATGCCTTAGAAGTCTCATATTTCAAATCCTCTTTGGATCGCAAATTGCTTGAGCTGTTGTGGAATAAATACTGGGTGAATACGTTGAGTTCTTCTAGCTTGCTTACT AATGCAGACTATACCACTGGTCAGGTCTTTGATTTGTCTGAAAAGTTAGAGCAGTCAGAAGCCCAGCTGGGACGAGGGAGTTTCATGTTGGGTTTAGAAACGCATGACCGAAAATCAGAAGACAAACTTGCCAAAGCTACGAGAGACAG ctgtaaAACTACCATAGAAGCTATCCATGGATTGATGTCTCAGGTTATTAAGGATAAACTGTTTAATCAAATTAACATCTCTTAA